CGACAGCGCCTCGCGGGCGCGCTGCAGATCCGACTCGGTGCGCCCGCTGAGCAATTCACGGATCAGCAGCCAGTCGGGCGATTCCGTCGTGACGTCGCCCACCAGCTCCGCCAGTGCGCAGTTGAAGGCGCGGGCAATCTGCAGCAGCACCAGGATCGACGCGTTGCCGACGCCATGTTCCAGATTGGCCAGGTGGCGTTCGGACACGCCTGTCGCCTGGGACAACCCCTTGCGCGTCATGCCGCGAATGGCGCGCAAACGGCGCACGCGCTCGCCCAGAGCGATCAGAAAGGGCTCGCGCCGGGGTTCGATGGGCGCCGTGTCTAGCGCTTGATTCATGGTTCGACTGACTCCGCAAAAACCCTGATTACCGCTCTTTTATGCACTATAGTGCTTGACCCACATCAACGGAAGCACTATTTTTCCATCCAACGAGTCCACAGCCGATCCGGTGCAAAAAAACAGCAGTCCAGTTCGGACTGCCAAAGCGCCGACAGTGTAAAGGAGCCGCCTGGTGAGTACGCCTGACCAATTCCATGCCCTGATGCGCGACGTGACGCGTCTGACGGCCGGCCAGCCGCTGGATGCAGCGCTGCAAACCCGGCTCAATGACGCGGCCGGTCCGGACAGCGCGCTGTTCCAGGACATCTTTGCCACCTGTAGGCAGGGCGTGGCCGACGGCTGGATGTGCAACCGCGAAGGCGGCGGCATCCGGTATGGCCGCGTCATCAAGCCGGCCGAGGACCTGGGCGGCTGCTCGGTGGACGTCGTCGACATGATCGATCTGGCGGGTCCGCACCACGCGCATCCCAATGGCGAGATCGACATGATCATGCCGCTGACCGAAGACGCCCGCTTTGATGGCCACGGCGCCGGCTGGCTGGTTTATGGCCCGGGGTCGGCGCACCGCCCCACTGTCACGCAAGGCCGCGCCCTGGTGCTGTATCTGTTGCCCGGCGGGGCCATCGACTTCACGCGCCCCGGCTGACAGCCGGTCCGGACACCCGCCCTGCCGCCAACAACAAACACAGGCACGGCGTCCGCCCACCAGGACATCAGGAGACAACCGTGAACACCTGCCCCGCCGAACTGAATTTCGCCAGCCACCTGGCCGCGCTGAACGCGCCGCGCGCCGCCAAGCTGGCCTACATCGACGACACCCGCCAGCTCACGTATGGCGAGCTGGCCGAGCGGGTGGCCCGCATGGCGGGCGCGCTGCGCAATCTGGGCCTGCGCCGCGAGGAGCGCATCCTGCTGCTGATGCAGGACACGGCCGACTGGCCGGTGGTGTTCCTGGGCGCGCTGCACGCCGGCGTGGTGCCGGTGGCCGTGAACACTCTGCTCACCGCCGACGACTACGCCTACATCGTTGCGCACAGCCGCGTTCGGGCCGTGTTCGTGTCGGGCGCGTTGCTGCCGGTCCTGCAATCGGCGCTTGCCCAGGCGCCGGCCGACATCGAACACCTGGTCGTCTCGCAGCCCGGCGCAAACCTGCCCGACGGCGCCCACGAATTCGAATCGCTGCTGGCGGCCGCCCCGCTCGCGCCCGCCGCGCGGACGCTGTCGGATGAGATTGCGTT
The DNA window shown above is from Achromobacter spanius and carries:
- a CDS encoding DUF4863 family protein yields the protein MSTPDQFHALMRDVTRLTAGQPLDAALQTRLNDAAGPDSALFQDIFATCRQGVADGWMCNREGGGIRYGRVIKPAEDLGGCSVDVVDMIDLAGPHHAHPNGEIDMIMPLTEDARFDGHGAGWLVYGPGSAHRPTVTQGRALVLYLLPGGAIDFTRPG